The genomic window GATGTACCGCAGTGCGTCTTTCCATGGACTGATGGGCGCCGAACTCCGCGCGATGAGCGGCATCGACATGGCACTGTGGGACCTCTTGGGAAAAACATTAGACCGTCCGCTCTACCGCATCTTGGGCGGGCAGACCCGCTCCAAAGTGCCGGTCTATTTCAGCGGCATCTACGACGAGACAGAGACGAACCGAACGGCGTTTCAGGACTGGTCAAAAAGGTGTGTGGACGAAGGCTGGAAAGCGTG from Candidatus Poribacteria bacterium includes these protein-coding regions:
- a CDS encoding mandelate racemase/muconate lactonizing enzyme family protein — protein: MQITKVETIRSECRNYCWILISTDAGYVGLGETYHRADPAEIVIHEFARGHLLGQNPEDIEKIWNRMYRSASFHGLMGAELRAMSGIDMALWDLLGKTLDRPLYRILGGQTRSKVPVYFSGIYDETETNRTAFQDWSKRCVDEGWKA